The Aedes aegypti strain LVP_AGWG unplaced genomic scaffold, AaegL5.0 Primary Assembly AGWG_AaegL5_hic_scaff_1344_PBJ_arrow, whole genome shotgun sequence genome contains the following window.
ACTAggaacaattttcatttttgttttcataagataaaaaatgtaataaagttttcacctccagcaaacaaataaaaataaaactataCTCAAATCCTCTTCGCAATCTTCTGTTTTATGTCcaaggtaaaaaaaaacaatgtagtAAATTAACATAATTATACAATACGCTACAGAAAACGTCAATTCTACGACAAGTcaatgtgttgcaagttacATCGTTTGACGGTACACCAAGTATTTTCATCCTCATTCAATTTGCGAACCCGCGATTACGATCATGAAAAATGAATCATATTCATACGGAATTCTCCACCTCCACATGTTACCAAATAAACCAACAATACTATCGACTCACCTAGATCTGTCACACCGTTCTTGAACAGGTTATCGCCGCCCGAATTATCACCGGACTGCTCCTTGCTCCCACCTGTGCTGCTCTTTTCACTCTGCGTGGGCGAGATCTGCTGTTGACCGGAGTTCAATTTGTTACCAATTTGACCAGCTATTCCACCGCCTTCACCCGGTGGACTTACTCCGCTACCTGAGGAACCACCTCTCACCAgttcagcagcagcagcagcagggcCATTGTCACCACCTCCGCCTCCACCGGAACTACTGATGCTGCTTCCACTGGTTCCGGTGCCCGAGTTTGGACCCCCGGTTGTGCTGGTCGAATTCGATTCCATGCTGCTGTTGTGACTGCTGCCATTGTTATTGTTGTTACTGTTACTGTTGGCAAACGACGAGGCTGGTGCCGACGTGGGCGTTCCAGATGATTCGAATGGCTTCGTTAATGGCTTTGCATTGTCCAGCGACAGGATAGGCCGGAATGGTCGGGCACCGGTGGCCGGAGCGGTTGTCTTATCGGTGGCCGTATCCAGCGAACGGGTTTTCTGAAAGAGACACACGGAGAATGATAGC
Protein-coding sequences here:
- the LOC110680417 gene encoding cell wall protein IFF6-like; the protein is MQLNGTVTMAASSEPPEPPPRNPDKINASLKQLAESKTRSLDTATDKTTAPATGARPFRPILSLDNAKPLTKPFESSGTPTSAPASSFANSNSNNNNNGSSHNSSMESNSTSTTGGPNSGTGTSGSSISSSGGGGGGDNGPAAAAAELVRGGSSGSGVSPPGEGGGIAGQIGNKLNSGQQQISPTQSEKSSTGGSKEQSGDNSGGDNLFKNGVTDLGESIVLLVYLVTCGGGEFRMNMIHFS